DNA sequence from the Cohnella herbarum genome:
AAGAAAGCATCTTGTAGGGAGGGGGCCCGATGGGAACGATCAAATTAGCCAGAGGCACGCCATGGACGGATCGCCTTTTCGATATTTTCGTGTACGTCTTCATTCTCTTCGTTACCGTCATTACCTTATATCCGTTTCTGAACGTACTCGCCATCTCGCTTAACGATTCAATCGATAGCGTTCGCGGAGGGATTACGATCTATCCTCGGCAATTTACATTAAAGAATTACGAGACGATATTTGCTTTTTCGGGCTTGATGACCGGCTTGAAAATATCCATTCTGCGCACGGTAATCGGAACTCTTCTCGGATTGATAAGCGCTTCGATGCTCGCTTTTACTTTAAGCAGGGTAGATTTTCAGGGGCGGAAATTCGTGTCCACGTTTCTCGCTCTTACGATGTACGTTTCCGGGGGATTAATCCCGTTCTACATTTTGATTAAAGATCTCCACATGATGGGGACGTTCGCCGTATATGTGCTTCCGGGACTTGTTAGCGCGTTTAATGTGTTCGTCATTCGTTCATTCATCGACGGAATTCCTTACGCATTGCAGGAATCGGCCAAGCTGGACGGCGCGAACGATTTCACGATTTATTGGCGAGTGATCCTGCCTCTCACCAAGCCGGCGCTTGCTACGATAGCCCTCTTCATTGCGGTTGGGCAGTGGAACTCTTGGATCGACACTTATTTGTATAACGGCTCCAAAGATCATCTGACTACGCTGCAATACGAGTTGATGAAAGTCATTCAAAGCACGACAACCAACGTCGATAGCTTCCGAGGCAAGAACTTGACCGAGATGATAGCCCAGGTATCTCCGGAGTCCATCAAGATGGCCATTACCATCGTCGTCACGGTTCCCATCCTCGTCGTCTATCCTTTCCTTCAGAAGTATTTCGTTAAAGGAATGACGTTAGGCGCAGTTAAGAGCTAAGGCGTATTCGTCTCGGTATTCGCAGGCAAGCCCTGTTTATACAATAGAACACAAAAATATGGGAGGGTTTAACGGATGTTCAGACTAAAATCCAAGGCTACTATTTTTCTAACGATTACGTTGCTCGTCGGCCTCATTACCGGATGTAGCGGCAATAACAAAGCTACGAACGAGGTCCAGTCCGATACGGGCACGAAGACGGAAACAAACGCGAACTCGGCTGAAGCGAGCGAACAACCCGCAGAGGAAGATTTAAGCCCGGTTACGTTTACCTACTTCGGCGAAGACCCGAATCCGAACTGGAACAATATGCAAGATGACGTAAGCAAGGAAATTACGAGAAGAACGGGCGTAACGTTGGATGCCGAATTCGCTGTTGGAGACCCTGCTCAGAAAGTAGCGCTAATTGCGACAAGCGGAGAATACCCGGACATTATCGCGGCGAAAGGCGATATCGGCAAACTGGTCGACGCGGGTGCCGTTCTCGATCTGACCGACCTCATCGATAAGCATGCTCCGAATATTAAAAAGGTACTCGGCGAGTACATGGTTCGCGCCAAATACACGAATGCCGACCAATCGATCTACGCGATTCCGACTTGGGCAGCGGTCAAAGAAGAAAAATTCGTAGCAGGCGGCGGATTCGAGCTTCAGCATCGCGTCGTCAAGGAAGCGGGTTACCCTGAAATTCGGACTGTGCAGGACTACGAAAACGTTATCAAAGCTTACTTGGAGAAACATCCGACGGATGAGAACGGCAACAAGAACATCGGAGTATCCTTAAACGCGGACGATTGGCATATGTACATTTCCGTTACGAATCCGGCGGTTGCTACGACCGGAGCTTCCGATGACGGAGAATACTACATCGATCAAGAGACCTTCGAAGTTACTTATCACTTCCGTCGTCCGGAGGAGAAAGAATATTTCCGCTGGTTGAATCA
Encoded proteins:
- a CDS encoding carbohydrate ABC transporter permease, whose translation is MGTIKLARGTPWTDRLFDIFVYVFILFVTVITLYPFLNVLAISLNDSIDSVRGGITIYPRQFTLKNYETIFAFSGLMTGLKISILRTVIGTLLGLISASMLAFTLSRVDFQGRKFVSTFLALTMYVSGGLIPFYILIKDLHMMGTFAVYVLPGLVSAFNVFVIRSFIDGIPYALQESAKLDGANDFTIYWRVILPLTKPALATIALFIAVGQWNSWIDTYLYNGSKDHLTTLQYELMKVIQSTTTNVDSFRGKNLTEMIAQVSPESIKMAITIVVTVPILVVYPFLQKYFVKGMTLGAVKS